In one window of Paucidesulfovibrio gracilis DSM 16080 DNA:
- a CDS encoding universal stress protein yields the protein MINVKKILLPVDDSEYSTRAAEMTARVAQNFAAQVVVLSCYRIYKVPQFDDDTLGRAMDELIKERAAIIERQTAPLRQFEVEYETRIEGGRPSNIVPRFAQEEGVDLVIMGSKGRGDLEGLLLGSVTHKVMQSVQCPVLVVK from the coding sequence ATGATCAACGTGAAAAAAATCCTTCTGCCCGTGGACGACTCCGAATACTCCACACGCGCCGCAGAAATGACGGCACGCGTGGCCCAAAACTTCGCGGCCCAGGTGGTGGTCCTCTCCTGCTACCGTATCTACAAGGTGCCGCAGTTCGACGACGACACCCTGGGACGCGCCATGGACGAACTCATTAAGGAACGCGCCGCCATTATCGAACGGCAAACCGCGCCCCTGCGTCAGTTTGAGGTGGAATATGAAACGCGCATCGAAGGCGGACGTCCCAGCAACATCGTCCCCCGATTCGCCCAGGAGGAAGGCGTGGACCTCGTGATTATGGGATCCAAAGGACGCGGCGACCTGGAGGGACTGCTGCTCGGCAGCGTGACCCACAAGGTCATGCAGAGCGTCCAATGCCCCGTGCTTGTGGTGAAATAA
- a CDS encoding HDOD domain-containing protein — protein sequence MQTINVDELAPDMILAKDIHGPDGRLLLAGNTILETHHLRVLRIWGITEAVILGNGTEPIRQEDDFPPEILHRAEQRVSVLFDACSEDHPATTELRRQCLLFRARALMENQEPHRVRHCPLVDPPKSSPPSLEEMLKQGDVFISFPETFFRILEVIDDPTSTARHLADVVGKDPGMTAKLLRLVNSPFYGFSRPVEQIERAVTLVGTRELSQLALGVTIIQSFSGISTPAPTTKAIWTHSLACGVFARVLASHLPEISGEALFVAGILHDTGRLVMLSRLPEIVAQAIIISHQECLPLYLAEQRLLGWDHTTLARELFQRWNLPPTLLETAAGHHAPTLCAEPRGASLLHMADMMTIALEYGFNGSALVPNPEPGAWECLDAPLSIIGPTIRTGARQLEDILTLFLS from the coding sequence ATGCAGACCATCAATGTGGACGAACTCGCCCCGGACATGATCCTGGCCAAGGACATCCACGGCCCGGACGGACGGTTGCTGCTCGCCGGGAACACCATCCTTGAAACACATCATCTACGGGTACTGCGCATCTGGGGCATCACTGAAGCCGTCATCCTCGGCAATGGCACCGAACCAATCCGCCAGGAAGACGATTTCCCTCCGGAGATTCTACACCGCGCCGAACAGCGGGTCAGCGTGCTCTTTGACGCCTGCTCCGAGGATCACCCCGCGACCACGGAACTCCGCCGACAATGCTTACTCTTCCGTGCCAGAGCGCTGATGGAAAATCAGGAGCCTCACCGGGTACGTCATTGCCCCCTGGTCGATCCCCCCAAGTCTTCCCCGCCCTCCCTGGAGGAGATGCTCAAACAGGGCGACGTGTTCATTTCCTTTCCCGAAACATTTTTCCGCATCCTGGAAGTGATTGACGACCCCACGAGCACGGCCCGGCATCTCGCGGACGTGGTGGGAAAAGACCCGGGCATGACCGCCAAGCTGCTTCGCCTGGTGAACAGCCCTTTTTATGGCTTTTCACGGCCCGTGGAACAAATCGAACGGGCCGTTACCCTGGTTGGGACGCGGGAGCTTTCCCAGCTGGCCCTGGGGGTTACCATCATCCAATCCTTTTCCGGCATTTCCACCCCCGCCCCCACCACAAAAGCCATCTGGACGCACTCTCTGGCCTGCGGCGTTTTCGCCCGAGTACTTGCTTCTCATCTGCCAGAAATATCTGGTGAAGCACTTTTTGTCGCTGGTATCCTCCACGATACGGGCCGTCTTGTCATGCTCAGCCGCCTGCCGGAAATCGTGGCCCAGGCCATCATCATTTCCCACCAGGAGTGCCTTCCGCTCTATCTGGCCGAGCAACGCCTGCTCGGATGGGACCACACGACCCTGGCCAGAGAACTCTTCCAGCGCTGGAACCTGCCACCCACGCTGTTGGAAACGGCGGCCGGACATCACGCCCCTACGCTCTGCGCCGAGCCGCGCGGCGCCTCCCTGCTGCACATGGCGGACATGATGACCATTGCCCTGGAATACGGATTCAACGGTAGTGCGCTCGTCCCGAATCCCGAACCAGGTGCCTGGGAATGCCTGGACGCCCCTCTGAGCATCATAGGACCGACCATCCGCACTGGAGCACGGCAGCTCGAAGATATTTTAACCCTTTTTCTCTCATGA
- a CDS encoding PAS domain S-box protein: MLPLPLPRLVARFSLVLLGSILATAALVSFISLDQINALGEFSAEQNERSIRALARSSLASAVQERALHYQSIFYQAEKTVRYTASSLGRFLSQEAFYGQRNFNPKERLIRRSANGVFTNDLESLASGAYWDFDTPTPKIRQRINALSHVDPLLRHCQQATAGSVAAWVITADALSRYYPNIHHAQFMPSPEELDYRDDVCFASVTPEANPKGGPLWNEIYQDSMGQGLVVTLSMPVHDDQGKFVAATGVDISVQRLIRHVLDGNSQQGFSFLITDQGGLIAFPTGKLHLFGLNAADHLRPGELLRIGLTDSQDPAIRTAAQAMRDEPQGVLSLRLEQTPYLLAFERLPSTNWRLGYVISESNLLSSVRRTREALDQARVDTTRSILLITLLILPVCFITTLYFFMRNLFSPVRRILDVIRRVAGGEMQARVHLRQNDELAELAEAVNDMTERLEEKQTFLTQAETKYRTLFENATVGLFRSTPDGRLLSANTTLAAMLGYNTPAQCVAELEDIAEQTYATPSVRKKFREHVEGHPRPDPFIYQLRRRNGELIWVECTARAVRGSGNTVLFYEGSVMDITDRKRAEEYRNILSREILRIQEFERRRVALDLHDNVAQDLSALKIAFETLFDDEADLPPQTRERALRCAEILGKSIASVRDMAHDLRPSGLDQIGLDKTIADYCRSVASVTGLQVDFSSAGMDYVRLDGDAGIHVFRIVQEALSNVRKHSGADTATVRLVASHPNVILRVEDNGAGFDYPRRSHEAILEKRMGLPGLMERANMLGGKLDIQSKPGRGTRLRLEFPIAPDSRNQHSPPSGSTHR, from the coding sequence GTGCTCCCCCTTCCGCTCCCCCGCCTCGTGGCGCGCTTCTCCCTGGTCTTGCTCGGGTCCATTCTGGCTACGGCGGCACTGGTCTCCTTTATTTCTCTGGATCAGATCAATGCCCTGGGTGAATTTTCCGCGGAACAAAACGAACGCTCCATTCGCGCTCTGGCCCGAAGCAGCCTGGCCTCTGCCGTTCAGGAACGTGCTCTGCACTATCAATCCATTTTTTATCAGGCAGAAAAAACCGTCAGGTATACGGCATCGAGCCTGGGACGCTTCCTAAGCCAGGAAGCGTTTTACGGGCAGCGCAATTTCAATCCCAAGGAACGGCTTATCCGGCGCAGCGCAAATGGCGTCTTTACCAACGATCTCGAGAGTCTGGCATCGGGAGCCTATTGGGATTTCGACACTCCGACTCCGAAAATCCGCCAACGCATCAACGCCCTTTCCCACGTCGATCCGCTCCTGCGGCATTGTCAGCAGGCCACAGCCGGTTCCGTAGCGGCCTGGGTCATCACCGCGGACGCCTTGTCGCGCTATTATCCCAACATTCACCACGCCCAGTTCATGCCCAGTCCTGAAGAACTGGACTACCGGGACGATGTCTGCTTTGCCAGCGTCACGCCCGAGGCCAACCCCAAAGGCGGCCCGCTTTGGAATGAAATTTATCAGGACTCCATGGGGCAGGGTCTGGTGGTGACCCTGAGCATGCCCGTACATGACGACCAAGGCAAATTTGTGGCGGCCACAGGCGTGGATATCTCGGTACAACGGCTGATACGACATGTGCTGGACGGCAATTCCCAGCAGGGGTTCAGTTTCTTGATCACGGATCAAGGCGGGCTGATCGCCTTTCCCACGGGGAAACTGCACCTTTTCGGCCTGAACGCGGCCGACCACCTGCGGCCGGGTGAGCTGCTCCGCATCGGCCTGACCGACTCCCAGGATCCGGCCATACGCACCGCCGCGCAAGCCATGCGTGACGAACCACAGGGCGTGCTCTCCCTTCGTCTGGAACAAACCCCATACCTGCTCGCCTTCGAACGATTACCGTCCACCAACTGGCGATTGGGCTACGTCATTTCCGAATCCAATCTGCTTTCCTCGGTGCGCCGGACACGGGAAGCTCTGGACCAGGCCCGGGTGGACACCACCCGCAGCATTCTGCTGATCACCCTGCTGATCCTGCCGGTCTGCTTCATCACCACGCTGTACTTCTTCATGCGCAACCTGTTCAGCCCGGTGCGGCGCATTCTCGATGTCATCCGCCGGGTGGCGGGCGGGGAGATGCAAGCCAGGGTTCACCTGCGGCAAAACGACGAGCTGGCCGAATTGGCCGAAGCCGTCAACGACATGACCGAACGGCTGGAAGAAAAACAAACCTTCCTTACCCAGGCGGAAACCAAATACCGGACCCTGTTTGAAAACGCCACGGTGGGCCTGTTCCGGTCCACCCCGGATGGACGGCTGCTCTCGGCCAACACGACCCTGGCCGCCATGCTCGGATATAACACGCCGGCCCAATGCGTGGCCGAACTTGAGGACATTGCCGAACAAACCTATGCAACGCCCTCGGTACGCAAAAAATTCCGTGAGCATGTGGAAGGACACCCCCGCCCGGATCCCTTCATCTACCAGCTGCGCCGACGCAACGGAGAGCTTATCTGGGTAGAATGCACGGCCCGTGCGGTCCGCGGCTCGGGCAACACGGTTCTGTTTTACGAAGGCTCGGTCATGGACATCACGGACCGCAAACGCGCCGAGGAGTACCGGAACATTTTGTCCCGGGAAATACTGCGTATCCAGGAATTTGAACGTCGCCGCGTGGCCCTTGACCTGCACGACAACGTGGCCCAGGATCTCTCCGCCTTGAAAATCGCCTTTGAAACCCTATTCGACGACGAGGCCGACCTGCCGCCCCAAACCCGTGAACGCGCTCTGCGGTGTGCGGAAATACTCGGCAAATCCATTGCCTCGGTCCGCGATATGGCCCATGATCTGCGCCCGTCGGGCCTGGATCAGATCGGACTGGACAAGACCATTGCCGACTACTGCCGGAGCGTGGCCTCGGTCACCGGGCTACAGGTGGATTTTTCCTCGGCGGGCATGGATTATGTACGACTGGACGGGGATGCGGGCATCCACGTTTTTCGCATCGTGCAGGAGGCGCTAAGCAACGTGCGCAAACATTCCGGCGCGGATACGGCCACGGTCCGGCTCGTGGCCTCGCACCCCAACGTCATTCTTCGTGTGGAGGACAATGGCGCGGGATTCGACTATCCTAGGCGTTCGCACGAAGCCATCCTGGAAAAACGCATGGGCCTGCCCGGACTCATGGAACGGGCCAACATGCTCGGCGGCAAACTGGATATCCAATCAAAGCCCGGCCGGGGTACACGGCTGCGGCTGGAATTTCCCATTGCTCCGGACAGCCGCAATCAACATTCACCCCCGTCCGGCTCCACGCACCGTTGA
- a CDS encoding sensor histidine kinase yields the protein MTNSTEKRIQRLEQRVENLTREKNAAMEALGLASSLGAFDSGQGCAESTEIFRELTSRIQDLMNVSQAGVFLINDDTNDIELVFAHPQEQEKSLECEIERLIQDNSFSWALRQHGPVFFLTTDRKQEILLHVMATRTRIQGMFAALLDGDRSGIPDTALALLSVVLSSAAHALDNCQLQQRLSEINRHLEQRIEQRTRDLQEANTQLSTIIQAVPAGIVLVDADNHSIAQVNKTALDMLGESLENLMGRPCKERFCEEKQHCCPCLDGTCCPKKTDNKCEGTLRTADGDIRHVMRSTAPISLGGHRYLLDSFVDITEQKKLIKLREDVDQITRHDLKTPLNGIIALPDIILSRMDGEDEEVRSTLYMIKEAGLKMLRMINLSLDIFKMETGKYEYHPENVNIGPILRSILTELQDLSQSKWITVHILVNGEKQENADAFILRGEELLVYSLLSNLIKNALEAAPRESTVQINLHQNAHTDITIHNMGVVPQSIRDTFFEKFATLGKKGGSGLGTYSALLIAKTMGGDISFTSSEDHGTSIRVRLPLRPETPGSSATNQPVDQ from the coding sequence ATGACAAACAGCACAGAAAAACGCATTCAGCGGCTGGAGCAACGCGTCGAAAACCTTACCCGCGAAAAAAACGCCGCCATGGAAGCCCTGGGACTGGCCTCCTCTCTCGGAGCCTTTGATTCCGGACAAGGCTGCGCCGAATCCACTGAAATTTTTCGCGAACTCACCAGCCGCATCCAGGATCTCATGAACGTTTCCCAGGCCGGAGTGTTTCTCATCAACGACGACACCAACGATATCGAACTCGTCTTTGCCCATCCCCAGGAGCAGGAAAAAAGTCTGGAGTGCGAAATAGAGCGACTCATTCAGGACAACTCCTTTTCCTGGGCCTTGCGGCAACACGGCCCGGTTTTTTTCCTCACCACGGACCGAAAGCAGGAAATCCTGCTGCATGTCATGGCGACGCGCACCCGCATCCAGGGGATGTTCGCCGCCCTGCTCGACGGAGACCGATCCGGCATACCCGATACCGCACTGGCCCTGCTCTCCGTGGTGCTCTCCTCCGCGGCCCACGCCCTGGACAATTGTCAGCTGCAGCAGCGGCTCTCCGAAATCAACCGGCACCTGGAACAACGCATTGAGCAACGCACCCGCGACCTCCAGGAAGCCAACACCCAATTGAGCACCATTATCCAAGCTGTACCCGCGGGCATCGTGCTCGTCGACGCGGACAATCACAGCATCGCCCAGGTCAATAAAACCGCTTTGGACATGCTCGGCGAATCGCTTGAAAATCTCATGGGACGCCCCTGCAAGGAGCGCTTTTGCGAGGAAAAGCAGCACTGTTGCCCCTGCCTGGACGGGACATGCTGCCCCAAAAAAACCGACAACAAATGTGAAGGAACGCTCCGCACCGCAGACGGAGACATCCGCCACGTGATGCGCTCCACAGCGCCCATCAGCCTCGGAGGACACCGCTACCTGCTGGACAGCTTTGTGGACATCACCGAACAAAAAAAACTGATAAAACTTCGCGAGGACGTGGACCAGATCACCCGGCACGATCTCAAGACCCCGCTCAACGGCATCATTGCCCTGCCTGACATCATTCTCAGCCGAATGGACGGGGAGGACGAAGAAGTCCGGTCCACACTATACATGATCAAGGAAGCCGGCCTGAAGATGCTCCGCATGATCAACCTTTCGCTCGACATCTTCAAAATGGAGACCGGGAAATACGAATACCACCCGGAAAACGTCAACATCGGTCCCATCCTGCGCTCCATTCTCACCGAGCTACAAGACTTGTCCCAGTCCAAATGGATCACGGTCCACATCCTGGTCAACGGAGAGAAGCAGGAGAATGCCGACGCATTCATCCTTCGGGGGGAGGAACTGCTCGTCTATTCGCTCCTTTCCAACCTGATAAAAAACGCCCTGGAAGCCGCCCCGCGTGAAAGCACCGTGCAAATCAACCTGCACCAGAACGCGCATACGGATATCACCATCCACAACATGGGCGTGGTGCCGCAAAGCATCCGCGATACGTTCTTTGAAAAATTTGCCACCCTGGGGAAAAAAGGCGGCAGCGGACTCGGCACCTATTCTGCCCTGCTCATCGCCAAAACCATGGGCGGCGACATTTCCTTCACTTCCTCTGAAGACCACGGAACCAGTATCCGGGTGCGTCTGCCGCTCCGACCGGAGACCCCCGGTTCATCGGCAACCAATCAACCTGTTGACCAATAG